Below is a window of Ammoniphilus sp. CFH 90114 DNA.
GGACAAAAATCAGATCGAAAAGCTAAAAGATTTATATAAATCTCTATTACGCATCTCTTTAATCGTAGCCACGAACAAGGCGAAGCATGAAAATGCACACCAAAGTTTAAGTACAGCGGTGGATATTGTCAAGGGTCTCACTCGTACGGAGGCCGATCTTTCCGCTCAATTTGCTAAGATCAATGAAATTACGTTTAATTGGTTAGAGTCAAAAAGAAGCGAATATCATATCTCTGACTTTGGCTTCGTGTTTGAGAAGTATATTAATAATTAGGAGAACAGAAGCAGGGCTTTCCCGACAGCTAGACTGGCGAGGAATGCTTTGCTTTTTATTTTTGATTAAATAACAGGACAGGGAATCCCTTATATTTATGTTCACATTGATAGACTCGGTTGATAGAGGTACTATTCGGAAAAGTTGTAAAATTATCCAGCGGTTGATAGAATTTAGTAGAGAGGAGTGATCATACATGGCTTATTTATTACAAGTCGATTTTAAGATGGAAGGCCCATTTGGTAGAGAGATGGCGGATAGTTTCTCGGATCTAGCAAGAAGCATTAATGAAGAAGAAGGGCTTCTCTGGAAGATTTGGACGGAGAACAGCGAAGCAAAAGAAGCTGGCGGCATTTATCTGTTTGAGACTAAAGAAACGGCTCAACAGTATTTAACCATGCATACGGCGCGTCTAAAGGGGTTCGGAATTGAACACGTTAACGCGAAGATATTTCAAGTCAATGAAGCCTTAACGAAATTGAATCAGGGACCAATTCGTTAAGGAGAAAGGCATAGGATTTGGAGTGGCCATATGGCTGCTCCTCTTTTTGTTTGTGCTAGGACATTTCTAAAATTTCTGTATAAGTGTTAAACTTAGTTTACAAGTGACTATGGTGAGGAGGTGGGCGATTGAATCCAAAGATGAAAGATCAAAGTGAAATAGAGTTGTTAAAAAAAGAAAATGAAAAATTAAAGTTAGAACTGCAGACTTTCAAAGAACAAAATCAAAACTTAAGTTCAATCAGTAAAAAGTTTGAACAATTATTTAATAATATAACGGATGCAGTATATTATTTTAAAATCGATATAAATGGTATATCGGGGAAATTTATAGAAATTAATCGAATTGCCTATGAACGTTTAGGCTACACCAAAAATGAAATGCTAAACCTGTCCCCTTTTGAGATCGATATCCATGAAAACAAGGAAGTCCAGGAGATTCTTCAGAAGATATCTAACAATGAAACGACCACATTTGAAACTACTCACGTATGTAAAGACGGTACACGGATACCTGTTGAAAACAATACACATACTTTGGATGCTAAGGATGGAAAATTTATTCTTTCGGTCTGTAGGGATATTTCGGATAGGAAGGAAGCAGAAGATTCATTACATAGGCTTGAGTCCTTCTATAACCATAGTTCGGAAGGTATCGCTATATTTGATTTGTCTGGAAGGATTCTGCAAGCTAATCAAGCATTTGAAGTGATATTTGGTTATATGGAACACGAGGTAAAGGGTAAGCGCCTTCCTGTTACACCTGGTTTTTCGATGCAAGAAGCAGAATATCTTCTTAGGGAAACGTTAAAAGGAAATAATACGAAACAATTCGAAACCATCAAGCAAAGGAAAAATGGCGATTATATTACCGTAAGTATTACAATGTCTCCTATTCGCGATAAAAATACAGGTAAGATCAATGCCATGGCAGGAATTGTTAGAGATATTACACAACAGAAATCTGTTATGATTCAATTAGAATCTTTTATTCAAAATAACATAGATTCCATCCTGATCTTTGATAAAAGAGAAAAGCTACTAAGAGTGAATTCGGCATTTGAAAACGTTTTTGGTTGGGGGGCAGAGGAGCTATTAGGGCTCTCGATTAAGGAAATGCCAATTATCCCAAAAGAGAAAAGACAAGAGGTAGTCGATTTCACCCAAAGTATTAAAGCTGATAAAGGAATAAGAGGCTGCGAGTCCTATCGAATAAAAAAGGACGGAAGTAGGGTGGATGTCTTACTTACCACTTTCTCAGTAAAAAATGATCTGAATAAAAATATATGGCTTGTTGTTATTTTAAAGGATATAACAGAAAAGAAAAGAGCGGAAAAACTTCTGATCGACTCGGAGAAGCTGTCTGTAGCGGGTGAATTAGCTGCTAGTATCGCCCATGAAATTCGCAATCCGATCACAGCCATTAAGGGCTTCCTTCAACTCATGGATAAGAAAACAGAAAATCAGTCTTATTTTGAAATTATAGATAGTGAAATGAATAGAATTGAATTGATTCTAAATGAACTACTGCTGCTTGCTAAACCACAGGTTATAAAACTCGAAGAAAAAAATATTTGTATACCCCTAGAACAATCGATTGCCTTATTAAGTGCTCAAGCAAATATGAACAGTGTAGTGGTCAAGAACGATTACGAACCCGATGATTACATTCTATTGTGTGAAGAAAATCGATTAAAGCAGGTGTTTATTAACGTCATTAAGAACGCCATTGATGCTATGCCGAATGGAGGACAATTAACCATTCAACTCAGAAAATTAGATGAGATCGGCAAGCTGCTTATTCGCTTTATTGACCAGGGTTGCGGAATACCTCAGAATGTTCTCCTTAGGATAGGTGAACCTTTTTATACAACAAAAGAAAAAGGAACGGGTTTAGGGTTCATGGTCTGCAAAAGTATAATAGAAGATCACAACGGTGAAATAAACGTTTCTAGTGAAGTGAATAAAGGGACTACAGTAGAAATTACTTTGCCTCTTCCGCCCATCCTCTAACTACCTATAAAAAGAAGGACAGTTCCTAGGCTGTCCTTCTTTTTATTAATCCTCATTTTCCTCATTAAGACAATCAATTCAATAATTTTCCAGATTTCTTGTAGTCTTTAAGAATAATCGCTAATTGTGTCATTTTTCTTTTATTTTATTGGTAAAGCATGTTAAAATATTAAGAAAAATCTAACTTAATCAATATTTGTGAAAGGCAGGGATATCATGTTTCGTCCTATTAAATCACAAAGAATAGTAGATACCATTTTTAATCAGATCATGGATATGATCATTCAGCAGAAATTAAAGTCGGGAGACAAATTGCCGCCGGAACGGATCATTGCAGAAGAAATGCAGTGCAGTCGCTCAGCGGTAAGAGAAGCCTTGAAAATGTTGGAACATTCGGGAGTAGTACAAACGATACAAGGGGCCCAAGGAGGGTGCTTTGTAAAGGAGAGTAATTTGGATGGGGTCGCATCATCTATTACCTTACTGTATAAATTGGGTCAAGTGAGTATGATGGAGCTGATTGAAGTGAGGAAAATTCTGGAGGTGACTACGGCTGGAAAAGCAGCCAAGAGAATGACGCCTAATGAGCTTAATCAGATTAAGGAGAATGTTTGCCAGTTGCAGAAAAGTTATAAAGACAAAGCATTTATGATTCAAAACAATCGAGAATTCCATCGATTAATTGCTCAGTTTTCTGGTAATACCATGCTTCTTTTGTTAATGAATACGATTTTAGATTCCATTGACCATTCCGTAGAGCAGTTGATTACTACGGATGAGAATAGAGAAAAGGTGCTTCGTTCCCATATGAGGATTCTTGATGCATTTGAACGTAGAGATGAACAACTAGCTATGGAAGCGATGGAACAACATATTGGTGGAATGGAAAAAAATGTAGAAAACATGATAAAAGGGTTGAAAGTTAAAGATGAAGTAAATATAATAGAGACAGTTAAGAAAATTTAGATTATTTTAAATTAACTTCTTTGGTCAGACATTTAAAAGGTAGTAATTATGACAAGGAGGGGAATTGATGAAGTATCGTTCATTGCTATGTCTCATTGTGGGGATGATGTTAGTTGTTACGGCATGTGGTGGAGGGGGAACCCAATCTGCAACAGGAAATAGTGCAAGTCCAACTAGTGAATCCCAACCTAAGGCTGCTGAACCTTCCTATCCAACGAAGCCAGTTGAATTCATTATTCAGTATGGCGCAGGCGGAGGAACCGATTTATCGTATCGGGCAATACTGAAGAACATCGAAAAAGATTTTGGTAAAAGTATTGTGGTTAAGAATGTCGAAGGGGGCGGTGGAATTACAGGAATTACCCAGTTGTCAAAAGCTGACCCTAATGGCTATAGTGCGGGAGTAATTGCCGCTGGACAGATGGTACATGCTCCACTGTTTAAGGAAGTGCCGGTTTCCTTGGATGATTTTGTAGTGGCAGGGGCATTTGGAGAATTTCTCTATGGCATCATTGTTAAAGATGACGCACCTTACAATACTTTTGAGGAATTTGTTCAATATGTGAAGGATAACCCAGGCAAGCTGAATGCTTCCACAGTACCTGCTACGGTTTCGACGGTTCTCTATACATGGCTTAAGAGTGAATTCGGCCTAGAGTTTAATGAACTTCCTTTTAATTCATCTGCTGATTCAACGAAGGCTCTCCTTGATGGTAGTGCGGACTTCACTTTTGCTGTATCTTCCGGAACGAATCCTTTAATTGAATCGAAAGATGTAAAGTTGATCGCTTCCACTAGTAATTCCAGATGGCCGATTGCACCCGAGGTACCCACCCTATTAGAGCTAGGATATGAGAATGCAAGTATTCGCACGTTCCTTGGGATCGGTTTTCCGAAGGGGACGCCTGAAGATGTTACCTCCAAGTGGGAAGACGCAATCAAGAAAGCTCTAGAAGATCCAGAGGTCCAAGATCAATTTAAGAAGATGTCAGTAGAGCCTTCCTATATGAGTGCCGAAGAATTCAAGAAGAATCTTGAGGATTTAGATCATAACTTAAAACTTATGCTGGGTAAAAAATAAGCGACGAAAAGAGAGGACATAGCCGTGAGAGTTATCATTGGGCAAATTGTACATGAAACCAATACGTTTTCCACGGTGCTCGCAACGAAAAAGCACTTTCAGATGTCCGAATGGGACTTTCGGGAAGTTGTTTTAGAAAGACATCATGGCGTAAAGGATTACCTTGGAGGCATGATTGATGAAGCTGAAAGGTTAGGGATTCAGGTTATCCCTACCTTTTCCGCTTTTACACGTCCATCGGGTGTGATTGAAAGAGAAACCTATGAAGAATTAAAACGCGAATTTATCCAAACGATTCTAGATGCGGGAAACATCGATGCCATCTGCTTTAATCTGCATGGAGCAGGAGTAGCAGAACAGACCGAAGATATCGAGGGAGATTTGCTCGAAGAACTACGTAGGTGTCTGGGGAAGAGCATTCCTATCGTGATTACTCTGGACCTTCATGCGAATGTGACGGAAAAGATGGTTGAACACGCCGATATGTTGATTGGGGTAAAGGAGTATCCACATATTGATTCGTATGAGATAGGGATCAAGGCGATGCGTTGGACCGAGGCGATGGTAAAGGAGAAGATTCAGCCAACGATGCATTTTATTTCCTTACCCTTGATGATCCCACTTAGCACTTCGTTCACTTCTCCGGTGAAGGATATTAATGAAATTTGCCGTGGATGGGAAGAGATGTCAGACGTGATTGAGTGTTCCTTCTACCATGGCTTCCCTTATGCCGATATTGCTGAGGTTGGATGTTCCATTGTCACGATTACTCTGGGGGATCAGGAAAAGGCAAAAGAAATGGGCGAGAAGCTAGCGGATTACGTAATTAACGTGAGAAAAGATTTTTTTCCACCCATTTTATCTCCTCAAGCAGGGATCGTAGAAGCTCTGAAGGGGAAAGGATTCCCTGTGGTTCTCAATGAA
It encodes the following:
- a CDS encoding M81 family metallopeptidase, with protein sequence MRVIIGQIVHETNTFSTVLATKKHFQMSEWDFREVVLERHHGVKDYLGGMIDEAERLGIQVIPTFSAFTRPSGVIERETYEELKREFIQTILDAGNIDAICFNLHGAGVAEQTEDIEGDLLEELRRCLGKSIPIVITLDLHANVTEKMVEHADMLIGVKEYPHIDSYEIGIKAMRWTEAMVKEKIQPTMHFISLPLMIPLSTSFTSPVKDINEICRGWEEMSDVIECSFYHGFPYADIAEVGCSIVTITLGDQEKAKEMGEKLADYVINVRKDFFPPILSPQAGIVEALKGKGFPVVLNETSDNPGGGAPGDGTHLLRAMIESGVAPACFGTIFDPETAEQAHLAGVGQWISVRLGGKIDPVHGAPLEMRVYVKSLTDGQYTQSSPMWTGMKVNLGKSARLQANGIDIVVCSWRSQVFDDQIFRLHGIFIQDYKIVGLKSSNHFRAFFGKVTDSIITVSAPGWSSVNLSDFRYCKVVRKVYPFHEI
- a CDS encoding tripartite tricarboxylate transporter substrate binding protein, giving the protein MKYRSLLCLIVGMMLVVTACGGGGTQSATGNSASPTSESQPKAAEPSYPTKPVEFIIQYGAGGGTDLSYRAILKNIEKDFGKSIVVKNVEGGGGITGITQLSKADPNGYSAGVIAAGQMVHAPLFKEVPVSLDDFVVAGAFGEFLYGIIVKDDAPYNTFEEFVQYVKDNPGKLNASTVPATVSTVLYTWLKSEFGLEFNELPFNSSADSTKALLDGSADFTFAVSSGTNPLIESKDVKLIASTSNSRWPIAPEVPTLLELGYENASIRTFLGIGFPKGTPEDVTSKWEDAIKKALEDPEVQDQFKKMSVEPSYMSAEEFKKNLEDLDHNLKLMLGKK
- a CDS encoding FadR/GntR family transcriptional regulator; amino-acid sequence: MFRPIKSQRIVDTIFNQIMDMIIQQKLKSGDKLPPERIIAEEMQCSRSAVREALKMLEHSGVVQTIQGAQGGCFVKESNLDGVASSITLLYKLGQVSMMELIEVRKILEVTTAGKAAKRMTPNELNQIKENVCQLQKSYKDKAFMIQNNREFHRLIAQFSGNTMLLLLMNTILDSIDHSVEQLITTDENREKVLRSHMRILDAFERRDEQLAMEAMEQHIGGMEKNVENMIKGLKVKDEVNIIETVKKI
- a CDS encoding PAS domain-containing sensor histidine kinase, whose protein sequence is MNPKMKDQSEIELLKKENEKLKLELQTFKEQNQNLSSISKKFEQLFNNITDAVYYFKIDINGISGKFIEINRIAYERLGYTKNEMLNLSPFEIDIHENKEVQEILQKISNNETTTFETTHVCKDGTRIPVENNTHTLDAKDGKFILSVCRDISDRKEAEDSLHRLESFYNHSSEGIAIFDLSGRILQANQAFEVIFGYMEHEVKGKRLPVTPGFSMQEAEYLLRETLKGNNTKQFETIKQRKNGDYITVSITMSPIRDKNTGKINAMAGIVRDITQQKSVMIQLESFIQNNIDSILIFDKREKLLRVNSAFENVFGWGAEELLGLSIKEMPIIPKEKRQEVVDFTQSIKADKGIRGCESYRIKKDGSRVDVLLTTFSVKNDLNKNIWLVVILKDITEKKRAEKLLIDSEKLSVAGELAASIAHEIRNPITAIKGFLQLMDKKTENQSYFEIIDSEMNRIELILNELLLLAKPQVIKLEEKNICIPLEQSIALLSAQANMNSVVVKNDYEPDDYILLCEENRLKQVFINVIKNAIDAMPNGGQLTIQLRKLDEIGKLLIRFIDQGCGIPQNVLLRIGEPFYTTKEKGTGLGFMVCKSIIEDHNGEINVSSEVNKGTTVEITLPLPPIL
- a CDS encoding monooxygenase, with the protein product MAYLLQVDFKMEGPFGREMADSFSDLARSINEEEGLLWKIWTENSEAKEAGGIYLFETKETAQQYLTMHTARLKGFGIEHVNAKIFQVNEALTKLNQGPIR